In Roseomonas fluvialis, one genomic interval encodes:
- a CDS encoding MFS transporter produces MQDSAAAQIDSPRAWLRLVAIVLLSMLGSAPMWSVVVMLPAVQAEFGTARADASLPYTMTMVGFVFGGVLMGRLADRFGVMVPVLVGAVSLGAGGVAAALAPSVFYFGLAYGVLMGCLGAAAVFGPLIADASLWFARRRGIALALAASGNYLAGTVWPPLLQWGVETIGWRHAHLAMGAVCIATMLPLALALRTRPPLPPASPPRPAGVAVVHPLGLPPNLLQAILGAAGIACCVAMAMPQVHIVAYCVDLGYGAQRGAQMLSVMLAAGIVSRLLFGAVMDRIGGLRTLVLGSALQGVALFLFLPADGMVALFAVSAVFGLFQGGIVPSYAMIVREYFPPAQAGTRVGIALSSTLVGMALGGWMAGAIFDATGSYRAAMWNGIAWNLVNLCIALWLLRRATRWQRGAGLRRVAA; encoded by the coding sequence ATGCAGGACAGCGCGGCCGCGCAGATCGATTCGCCTCGTGCCTGGCTGCGCCTGGTCGCCATCGTGCTGCTGTCCATGCTGGGCAGCGCGCCGATGTGGTCGGTGGTCGTGATGCTGCCGGCGGTGCAGGCGGAATTCGGCACGGCGCGCGCGGATGCTTCCCTGCCCTACACCATGACCATGGTCGGCTTCGTGTTCGGCGGCGTGCTGATGGGGCGCCTGGCGGACCGCTTCGGGGTCATGGTGCCGGTGCTGGTGGGCGCGGTGTCGCTGGGCGCGGGCGGCGTGGCGGCGGCACTGGCGCCGAGCGTGTTCTATTTCGGGCTGGCCTATGGCGTGCTGATGGGCTGCCTCGGGGCGGCGGCGGTGTTCGGGCCGCTGATCGCGGATGCATCCCTGTGGTTCGCGCGCCGGCGCGGCATCGCGCTCGCGCTCGCTGCCTCCGGCAATTACCTGGCGGGCACGGTCTGGCCGCCGCTGCTGCAATGGGGCGTGGAGACGATCGGCTGGCGGCATGCGCACCTGGCGATGGGCGCGGTGTGCATCGCGACCATGCTGCCGCTCGCGCTCGCGCTGCGCACCCGCCCGCCGCTGCCGCCGGCGTCGCCACCGCGGCCGGCCGGCGTGGCGGTGGTGCATCCGCTCGGGCTGCCGCCGAACCTGCTGCAGGCGATCCTCGGCGCGGCGGGGATCGCCTGCTGCGTCGCCATGGCCATGCCGCAGGTGCACATCGTCGCGTATTGCGTGGACCTGGGCTACGGCGCGCAGCGTGGCGCGCAGATGCTCTCGGTCATGCTGGCGGCGGGCATCGTCTCGCGCCTTTTGTTCGGCGCGGTGATGGACCGGATCGGCGGGCTGCGCACGCTGGTGCTGGGCTCCGCGCTGCAGGGTGTCGCGCTGTTCCTGTTCCTGCCGGCCGACGGCATGGTGGCGCTGTTTGCGGTCAGCGCGGTGTTCGGGCTGTTCCAGGGCGGGATCGTGCCGTCCTACGCGATGATCGTGCGCGAATACTTCCCCCCGGCGCAGGCGGGCACGCGCGTGGGCATAGCGCTGTCCTCCACGCTGGTCGGCATGGCGCTGGGCGGCTGGATGGCGGGGGCCATCTTCGACGCGACCGGGTCGTACCGCGCGGCGATGTGGAACGGCATTGCGTGGAACCTGGTGAACCTGTGCATCGCGCTGTGGCTGCTGCGGCGCGCCACGCGCTGGCAGCGCGGCGCCGGGCTGCGTCGGGTCGCGGCATAG
- a CDS encoding substrate-binding domain-containing protein yields the protein MSTLAIAGLLREAAPAIEAALGARLDVELAPTRALEARIRAGEGADAAVLTAEAIAALSAECVLDGSTARALAHSRVGLAVKAGTPHPDIANVAALRRLLIDVPSLCYSRAGASGIFFADLIERLGIADAVNAKAVVIPQGFTAEKLLTGEAAIAFQQVSELLEVPGIEVVGALPEGAQTIAVFSGAAFAGAPDGPRVLAAVARACTPGALRAKGLEPPG from the coding sequence ATGTCCACCCTAGCCATCGCCGGCCTGCTGCGCGAGGCGGCGCCGGCGATCGAGGCCGCGTTGGGCGCGCGGCTGGATGTCGAACTCGCACCGACCCGCGCGCTGGAGGCCCGCATCCGCGCGGGCGAGGGCGCGGATGCCGCGGTGCTGACGGCCGAGGCGATCGCGGCGCTGTCTGCGGAATGCGTGTTGGATGGCTCCACGGCGCGGGCGCTCGCGCATTCGCGCGTGGGCCTCGCCGTGAAGGCCGGCACGCCGCATCCGGACATCGCGAACGTGGCCGCGCTGCGCCGCCTGCTCATCGACGTGCCGTCGCTCTGCTACTCGCGTGCCGGCGCCTCGGGCATTTTCTTCGCGGATCTCATCGAACGCCTGGGCATCGCGGATGCCGTGAACGCCAAGGCCGTCGTGATCCCGCAGGGCTTCACGGCGGAGAAGCTGTTGACCGGCGAGGCCGCCATCGCCTTCCAGCAGGTCAGCGAATTGCTCGAGGTGCCGGGCATCGAGGTGGTCGGCGCCCTGCCCGAGGGTGCGCAGACCATCGCGGTATTCTCGGGCGCGGCTTTCGCCGGCGCGCCGGACGGGCCGCGCGTCCTGGCCGCGGTGGCGCGCGCCTGCACGCCGGGCGCGCTGCGCGCGAAGGGGCTTGAACCGCCCGGCTGA